Proteins co-encoded in one Natrarchaeobius halalkaliphilus genomic window:
- a CDS encoding DUF433 domain-containing protein — MSIVQDPEHSDGAPTIEDTGIREKDIVVAYEHSGYKPGEITQLYPDPLLGDVHRALAYYYTVGQNYLKIGRSPAAVSDGDGREFVTDFPLTSVRQYQWGRV, encoded by the coding sequence ATGAGCATCGTACAGGATCCCGAACACAGCGATGGAGCCCCAACGATCGAGGATACCGGTATCAGGGAAAAAGATATCGTAGTCGCCTACGAGCACAGCGGATACAAACCCGGCGAGATTACCCAGTTGTATCCGGATCCCCTGCTCGGTGATGTCCATCGCGCACTCGCCTATTACTATACTGTCGGACAGAACTATTTGAAGATCGGTCGCTCTCCTGCAGCCGTCTCCGATGGCGACGGCCGCGAATTTGTGACCGACTTCCCACTGACTTCTGTCCGACAGTATCAGTGGGGGAGGGTCTAA